A genomic window from Candidatus Dormiibacterota bacterium includes:
- a CDS encoding GGDEF domain-containing phosphodiesterase — MERCIGDLLAERTDDVFVLFVLLDGLDIVANTIGYSASDRLVEQAEGLLRDLVDEHMIVGEWRHGQFVVSGYASLYDLSDLVARVESALRKPMQHHYRNMHVGIRIGVASSAADSQAEDLIRQASLAAHHAVGHGRGVSHFEPSMESGLRSRLALEHALHLGIEGGELRFYVQPIVDAQTEQIISAEVLLRWNTPVHGLLSPASFIEMAENTGLIIPIGAYVLNATCALAKECERLHIDVPIAMNVSAKQLTDKAFFADVQNMIAHHAVRPSQLIFELTESALMSDVRATSKMLSDLRDTGLRIAIDDFGTGYSSLSRLKHIDFDILKIDCSFVQDYSRSAMDRAIVDSATSLGKNAGLEVVAEGVETVEQAAALREAGVTAMQGFYFARPMPPAEFLRSFDTARVSPKGNAAKHWGTL, encoded by the coding sequence ATGGAGCGATGCATCGGTGACCTGTTGGCGGAGCGCACGGACGACGTATTTGTGCTGTTCGTCCTTCTCGACGGCCTCGATATCGTCGCGAACACGATCGGGTATTCGGCGAGCGATCGGCTCGTAGAGCAAGCGGAAGGCTTATTGCGCGATCTAGTGGACGAACATATGATCGTTGGGGAATGGCGGCACGGACAGTTCGTCGTGAGCGGATATGCCAGTCTGTACGATCTCAGCGACCTCGTCGCTCGCGTGGAAAGCGCGCTGCGCAAACCGATGCAGCATCATTATCGTAACATGCATGTCGGAATCCGCATCGGCGTAGCGTCGTCTGCAGCCGATAGCCAAGCCGAGGATCTCATTCGCCAGGCCTCGCTGGCGGCACACCACGCGGTAGGCCACGGACGCGGTGTCAGCCATTTTGAACCGAGCATGGAATCCGGGTTGCGTTCGCGGCTCGCGCTGGAGCACGCGCTCCATCTCGGCATCGAAGGCGGGGAACTGCGCTTCTACGTCCAGCCGATCGTCGATGCGCAAACGGAGCAAATTATTTCGGCGGAGGTGCTTCTTCGCTGGAATACCCCCGTTCACGGCTTACTGAGCCCGGCATCGTTTATCGAGATGGCTGAAAATACCGGCTTGATCATTCCGATAGGCGCGTACGTCCTAAACGCGACCTGCGCGCTTGCCAAGGAGTGCGAACGCCTGCACATAGACGTACCGATCGCGATGAACGTTTCCGCAAAGCAACTTACCGACAAAGCGTTTTTTGCCGACGTGCAGAACATGATAGCACATCACGCGGTTCGGCCGTCCCAGCTGATTTTCGAGCTTACCGAAAGCGCATTGATGTCGGACGTTCGCGCGACATCGAAAATGTTGAGCGATCTGCGCGATACGGGGCTGCGTATTGCTATCGATGACTTTGGAACGGGCTACAGTTCGCTCAGCCGGCTGAAACACATCGATTTCGATATTCTCAAGATCGATTGTTCGTTTGTTCAAGACTATTCACGGAGTGCGATGGACAGGGCGATCGTGGATAGCGCAACCTCGTTGGGCAAGAACGCGGGGCTGGAGGTCGTAGCAGAAGGAGTGGAAACGGTCGAACAAGCCGCCGCCCTGCGCGAAGCCGGGGTAACGGCTATGCAAGGATTTTATTTCGCACGTCCGATGCCGCCCGCAGAGTTTCTTCGGAGTTTCGATACCGCGCGCGTTTCGCCTAAGGGCAACGCGGCAAAGCATTGGGGAACGCTCTAG
- a CDS encoding polysaccharide biosynthesis/export family protein: MSVRAKAVLLAGLLVFSAIRSAHAAVATATAAVYHIHAGDTLAVSVAEDPTFATTGKVLDDGTLGLPLIGRVALRGLPIDEAQQRLAYMLSEYVRNPQVTIDVVKVGTDSVLVLGNVKTPGKYALRAGSRFTDAIAAAGGLGPVDGPLPDARLGNPTGSVRYVSLQDVLRRGDMQSDLPVTNGDVIYVPSPIDIRVTVLGAVDRPGELALHYGDPITAAIALAGAGAKAQADLSHVYLTRVLPNDVKHTYEINLYQALQGNNEKFDVPLQQGDIVYVPQEKKAGGVLWGSLLILRRILLGY, translated from the coding sequence ATGAGTGTACGCGCCAAGGCCGTTCTGCTTGCAGGCCTCCTCGTTTTCTCCGCTATCCGTAGCGCGCATGCTGCCGTTGCAACTGCGACTGCGGCCGTCTATCACATTCACGCGGGCGACACGCTCGCGGTCAGCGTCGCCGAAGATCCGACGTTCGCTACGACGGGCAAGGTGCTCGACGATGGCACGCTGGGCTTGCCCCTTATCGGCCGAGTCGCGCTACGCGGTCTTCCGATCGACGAAGCGCAGCAGCGATTGGCATATATGTTGAGCGAGTACGTCCGCAATCCGCAAGTAACGATCGATGTCGTCAAAGTGGGCACCGATTCCGTCCTGGTGCTCGGCAACGTCAAGACCCCGGGGAAGTACGCATTGCGTGCCGGCTCGCGCTTTACCGATGCAATTGCCGCCGCCGGAGGACTCGGGCCGGTTGACGGCCCTTTGCCCGATGCTCGGCTGGGTAACCCGACCGGCTCCGTGCGCTATGTATCCTTGCAAGACGTTCTGCGGCGGGGCGATATGCAGAGCGACCTCCCGGTTACGAACGGCGACGTGATCTACGTCCCATCCCCGATCGATATTCGGGTCACCGTTTTGGGAGCGGTCGACCGGCCCGGCGAGTTGGCTTTGCATTATGGCGATCCGATAACCGCCGCGATCGCATTGGCGGGCGCCGGCGCCAAGGCGCAGGCCGACTTGAGCCATGTCTATCTAACACGCGTGCTGCCGAACGACGTCAAACATACGTACGAAATCAATCTTTATCAAGCGTTGCAAGGCAATAACGAAAAATTTGACGTGCCGCTTCAGCAAGGCGATATCGTGTACGTCCCACAGGAGAAAAAAGCCGGCGGCGTACTGTGGGGATCCTTACTCATTCTGCGCCGCATTCTGCTGGGGTACTGA
- a CDS encoding helix-turn-helix transcriptional regulator: protein MRQRLADDIPVRLSGRGELPSEIDLSSLSRRRAAPLYILNQNGDVILTSVNVPTPVLPPEIDEIVRELRIRDAKSEHIFLSPTGFHIVHMTPMSGPAGEPCAAVSVTSFRRGRRPSVDLGKFGLTKREQEVVELLVRGTATSEIAASLGIAGSTVIQHIKSAMSKTGTHGRVELVLAVSGGIEVMRSDSGRPRLLTEATR from the coding sequence GTGAGACAGCGTCTTGCCGATGATATCCCCGTGCGGCTTTCCGGGCGGGGAGAGCTACCCAGCGAAATCGATCTCAGCAGCCTGAGCAGACGGCGGGCCGCACCTCTTTATATCCTCAATCAGAATGGCGATGTGATCCTCACGAGCGTCAACGTCCCGACGCCCGTGCTGCCGCCTGAGATCGATGAAATCGTGCGCGAACTGCGGATCCGCGATGCAAAATCAGAGCACATCTTTCTTTCGCCGACCGGCTTCCACATCGTTCACATGACGCCGATGTCCGGCCCCGCGGGGGAGCCCTGTGCAGCCGTTTCCGTCACGTCGTTCCGGCGAGGGCGACGGCCGAGCGTAGATCTGGGTAAGTTCGGCCTGACGAAGCGCGAGCAAGAGGTCGTCGAACTTTTGGTGCGAGGGACGGCCACGTCCGAAATCGCCGCCTCGCTTGGGATTGCAGGATCGACCGTTATTCAGCATATCAAGTCGGCGATGTCGAAGACCGGCACGCATGGCCGCGTCGAACTCGTCCTCGCGGTCAGCGGCGGCATCGAAGTCATGCGCAGTGACTCGGGACGTCCCCGGTTGCTGACAGAAGCCACGCGGTAA
- a CDS encoding diguanylate cyclase produces MEQDAPNYAGGFFSFFRGRRRRRIDPLPDEIQTFFVDDAVGEIEQPKGAEAAPEPAPQDTTGVETGVEPSAEAQGEPVLRATSVDIEPNADMRLLEMQRNALALRGETPAREKAAESSPPQPSKPAATGETAAGGLDYAYHDPLTLIPNRRALEERLSDALALARRYDSNVGLVFIDVDNFKQVNDTRGHMIGDAVLMEIARRMKQAVRHGEIVGRFGGDEFAAVYPTITSSQELADAASRMLQVFAQPIIISGMSFGLSASIGVVMAPADGETAKELFEHVDAAMYRAKSLGKSGVCWYSLEIDDELRTREEFLMRLNEPSIFGELFLAFQPMYDVATDEIVAAEALLRWQHPRRGLLNAQQIIDVVGVLPTPIEKWVIAKAIAHAAEWALAGAPLRISVNVSDFGPQASLSLLEALKAGKIDPSWFNVEIAEQHFAREREQVLTFARSCANAKIGVSLDKFSGGVSIAELRQLPIGSLKLSAALTHEIRADEKARSIVAATTHLAQSFGFDVIGTGIERADEYARLRSMGVRIIQGYAKGLPATASDFTAWLLSATGDVPSHCA; encoded by the coding sequence ATGGAACAAGACGCACCAAACTATGCCGGCGGCTTCTTTTCTTTCTTTCGCGGTCGTAGACGGCGCCGGATCGATCCGTTACCCGACGAGATTCAGACGTTTTTCGTAGACGACGCGGTGGGCGAAATAGAGCAGCCGAAGGGGGCCGAGGCCGCGCCGGAGCCGGCACCGCAAGACACGACCGGTGTTGAGACCGGAGTCGAGCCGAGCGCCGAGGCACAGGGCGAACCGGTGTTGCGCGCGACATCGGTCGATATCGAACCGAATGCCGATATGCGTTTGCTCGAAATGCAACGGAACGCACTGGCGCTCAGGGGCGAGACTCCCGCCCGCGAGAAAGCCGCAGAATCGTCGCCGCCCCAGCCGTCGAAGCCGGCCGCAACCGGCGAGACCGCCGCAGGCGGGCTCGACTACGCGTACCACGATCCGCTGACGCTGATTCCGAATCGTCGGGCGCTGGAGGAGCGGCTTAGCGATGCACTCGCTCTGGCGCGCCGGTACGACTCGAACGTCGGCCTGGTCTTTATCGATGTCGATAACTTCAAGCAGGTCAACGACACGCGCGGGCATATGATTGGCGACGCGGTCTTAATGGAAATCGCGAGGCGCATGAAGCAGGCGGTGCGGCACGGCGAGATCGTAGGCCGCTTCGGCGGGGACGAGTTTGCGGCCGTCTATCCTACCATCACGTCCAGCCAGGAACTTGCGGATGCCGCAAGTCGGATGCTCCAAGTCTTCGCGCAGCCGATTATCATCAGCGGGATGAGCTTCGGGCTGAGCGCGAGCATCGGCGTGGTGATGGCTCCGGCCGACGGCGAGACGGCGAAGGAACTCTTCGAACACGTCGACGCGGCGATGTACCGGGCCAAGAGCTTAGGGAAGTCCGGAGTGTGCTGGTACAGTCTGGAGATCGACGACGAATTGCGTACCCGCGAGGAATTTTTGATGCGGCTCAACGAGCCCTCAATCTTCGGCGAACTCTTTCTGGCGTTTCAACCGATGTACGATGTCGCGACCGATGAAATCGTCGCGGCAGAGGCTCTGCTCCGCTGGCAACACCCGCGACGCGGGTTGCTTAATGCACAGCAGATCATCGATGTCGTCGGCGTTCTTCCTACGCCTATCGAGAAGTGGGTGATTGCGAAAGCGATCGCACACGCTGCGGAGTGGGCGCTGGCCGGGGCTCCCCTTCGCATAAGCGTGAACGTGAGCGATTTTGGCCCGCAGGCGTCGCTATCGTTGCTCGAAGCGCTAAAGGCCGGGAAGATCGACCCGTCTTGGTTCAACGTCGAAATCGCGGAACAGCATTTCGCGCGGGAGCGGGAGCAAGTATTGACGTTCGCGAGGAGCTGTGCGAACGCGAAGATCGGGGTTTCGCTCGATAAATTCTCGGGAGGCGTGAGCATCGCGGAATTGCGCCAATTACCTATCGGGTCGTTGAAGTTATCCGCTGCATTGACGCACGAAATTAGAGCGGACGAGAAAGCTCGCTCGATCGTGGCGGCCACGACACATCTCGCTCAATCGTTCGGCTTCGATGTGATCGGGACCGGGATAGAGCGTGCGGACGAGTACGCGAGGCTGCGATCGATGGGCGTGCGCATCATCCAGGGCTATGCAAAGGGCCTGCCGGCGACCGCCTCGGACTTTACCGCGTGGCTTCTGTCAGCAACCGGGGACGTCCCGAGTCACTGCGCATGA
- a CDS encoding response regulator transcription factor — protein sequence MEIAFEVLLNQGIVRLYVVEGQALFGKALCQIFSFDPNFQVVGDSNALTVEKIALAKPDVVILDLDGLAGDVTSIVMRCREAAPDAKICVLSMRIEPELVNRCIVASAEGFIVKDIMPNELLNAVKMVVAGTTYIDPRAAGSLLRMRSCGRGRPDIGELSKRELDIVRLVAEGLSNKEISVRLNVSEKTVKNHMGRIFSKLNINARSQAAVYAIKNGLV from the coding sequence ATGGAGATTGCGTTCGAAGTGCTTTTGAACCAAGGAATAGTTCGACTTTATGTCGTCGAGGGGCAGGCGCTGTTCGGAAAGGCGCTCTGTCAGATCTTTTCCTTCGACCCGAATTTTCAGGTTGTGGGTGACTCCAACGCGCTAACGGTAGAAAAAATCGCGCTGGCAAAACCCGACGTCGTCATCCTCGATCTCGACGGCCTTGCCGGCGATGTAACGAGCATCGTGATGCGATGCCGCGAGGCCGCACCTGACGCAAAGATTTGCGTGCTTTCGATGCGCATCGAACCCGAGTTGGTCAATCGATGCATCGTTGCGTCGGCGGAAGGCTTCATCGTAAAAGACATCATGCCGAACGAGCTGCTCAACGCCGTGAAAATGGTCGTCGCCGGAACAACCTATATCGATCCGCGCGCGGCGGGGTCGCTGCTTCGGATGCGATCGTGCGGACGCGGCCGTCCCGACATCGGCGAACTTTCAAAGCGGGAGTTGGACATCGTCCGTTTGGTGGCCGAAGGACTCTCGAATAAAGAAATTAGCGTTCGGCTCAACGTTTCGGAGAAAACGGTGAAAAATCACATGGGACGGATATTTTCAAAATTAAATATCAATGCACGTTCGCAAGCGGCCGTGTATGCCATAAAGAACGGGCTGGTGTAG